TTGGCCTAACACATCGTTGAAAAATGGCCTAACTAGAGGTAGGGTTTTTCCCGAGGGGGTGGTACTTCATCTGTAAATCTTGGTTCCCAGCTCCTGTTAACCAGAAAGCACAGTCCTGCGCTAAGAAATTTGAAATCACAGCAGTAACAATACGAGTGAACCTCGGGGGGCAGCCATGGCAAATGAGGACTATTGGAGCACATGGTGGGCGGAGCCACCCCATAGCGATACTGTTAGGGATCTTGCGATTGGTCAGTGGGGATTTCTCTACAGTGCCAGCGACGACGGCACGGTAGCTGCCTTTGACCGTGAGACCGGCGAGCGCATCGGCACCTGGGACGAGGTGGATCTTGGTAGCCTCCGTGCCGTTTCCGTTACCTCGGACTATCACGTCTATATCGGTGGCACAGCTGGGACGCTGCTGCGGACCGGTAAGCCGGACGAGATAGTCGAGGGCGAGGATGATGCCGAGGGCCTGGACAACATTTCCACTGAGTTTGGTGATGGTAGCGGCATAAACGCCCTTGCCATCAACTACGAGAGTCCAGATCGACTCTTCGCAGTTGGCTATGACGGATATGTGCGGGCCTATAGCCCGAATCTGGAAAAGCAGCACTGGGAGAAACAGGTCCACGAGAGCGGCGAAGGCGGCGATGCCGGTCGCGGCGCAGTGGCAGTCGAGCTTGCCGAAGATGGTGAGACTCTCTTCAGCGCTGGCCATAACGGCGGCACTGTGCTAGCGCAGGATCCAGGCGACGGGGAGATCCTCTGGGAGGTCTCACTCGAAGATGAAGGTGCCGGCAAGTTAATGGACCTGGCGCTGGCCGGCGACAGGGTCGTGGCGGTTGGCGCGGAGGGCGGCATCTTCGAACTGGATGTTGATACTGGCGAGGTACTTCATACGCTGCTGGACGAAGATGATGAAATAGCGCCGATAGGGGCTATTGATGCTCACCCGGACCTGTCTAGTGGCGAGGGGTCTTTAGAACATTACACCACCTCCGAATCTGCGGTGCTCATCGAGGATCACGAGGAGAGTGTCTCCAGCTTTTGGGCGATGGGCGATGGGCATATTCAGCACATCGATGCCCCTCCAGAGTTGATTCCTGAGATCCTCGGAGCAGATCATCCAACCAATATTTATCACGTCAGCGACGAGGATGAGCTACGCGCGGCTTTAGCAGATGCGGATGGTCTCGCCGAGGATGCGCTTAAGATCTGGATTGATGGCGAGATAACGGTTTCCGAATCTCTTACTTATGATTTGGATGTTGACTTAAAAATTCAAGCAGTGGGATCCGAAGCGGCTCTGTTAGGCGATGGCAGTGGGCGACTTCTGGATGTCACTGGGGCTCCTGAGAAGGTCGAGATCGATGGTGTCGATCTTCGCGATGGCAGCGCCGATCATGGGGGAGGGGGCGCAATACGCGCTGGTAGCACGGGAGAGCTACACCTATATGGTCTGAATATTGAGAATAACGAGGCAATGTCCGGGTACGGCGGTGCCGTGCAGGCCCGCTCGGTGATAGCTGAGCAAGTCCATTTCAATGATAACGAGGCGGTGGCCGGCGGCGCTATCCACCAGAATGGTTGGAGCAACCAGAGCCT
This Halorhodospira halochloris DNA region includes the following protein-coding sequences:
- a CDS encoding WD40 repeat domain-containing protein, whose protein sequence is MANEDYWSTWWAEPPHSDTVRDLAIGQWGFLYSASDDGTVAAFDRETGERIGTWDEVDLGSLRAVSVTSDYHVYIGGTAGTLLRTGKPDEIVEGEDDAEGLDNISTEFGDGSGINALAINYESPDRLFAVGYDGYVRAYSPNLEKQHWEKQVHESGEGGDAGRGAVAVELAEDGETLFSAGHNGGTVLAQDPGDGEILWEVSLEDEGAGKLMDLALAGDRVVAVGAEGGIFELDVDTGEVLHTLLDEDDEIAPIGAIDAHPDLSSGEGSLEHYTTSESAVLIEDHEESVSSFWAMGDGHIQHIDAPPELIPEILGADHPTNIYHVSDEDELRAALADADGLAEDALKIWIDGEITVSESLTYDLDVDLKIQAVGSEAALLGDGSGRLLDVTGAPEKVEIDGVDLRDGSADHGGGGAIRAGSTGELHLYGLNIENNEAMSGYGGAVQARSVIAEQVHFNDNEAVAGGAIHQNGWSNQSLELHEVVFEGNEAITRGGAIKTRRADLNFENVLAYAGNDIGNDAGIEGDFLYERLAGHTHGGDISGDSLGDGARQAEYKKILDVSDGSDLIDADYWDPENIEVLDFRGEESTLTVTVDHYNKLYSLVSGENATIELGGYDGDQVEVEVVADDHTLDLDSNNFMIHADDVNQLGWGNFEGVSGDSVLMDCSENRSLTIDGYNEDWDGVSIQSPDETIFSLIVSTDAVPYEGGSNTTVLLFNGDDSDIGAPITFDFGDHSEAFGLSLLGYEDDDKFEDMIVEGFEENDYNSILDLANLVYHSDINRVDSVGTVEDDAGQDWLVLYESPDGNEWLAIALEGDKLDLTNVTYGATEGDFSGDIDALGEIDMSADGKGSLVGNVNSGSIELVGVDYDKLTEDDFFLGNYTYTI